The Canis lupus dingo isolate Sandy chromosome 7, ASM325472v2, whole genome shotgun sequence DNA window gcatggagcctgcttctccctctgcctgtgtctctgcctctctctctctcactgtgtgcctatcataaataaaaaaaaataataataaataaaaaataaaataaatgaagagtggAGCACTGTGGAGTACTGTGCTACTGCCAGAAGGACGGGGGCAGGCTCCACGTGCACTGATAGGAATCCTGTATGGGCCATGCAGAGGGAGGGATATGGGGCTGTGTGGAGAGCGTGTTGTCAACTCACAGAGTACCAAtgggtgggggtgcctggctggctcagtttgggGAGTGTGtgactctctcactctctttttaagcaggctccacacccagcatggagcccaatgcagagcttgaactcagaacctgagattgagatcaagagttggatgcttaattgggccacctagatgccccaagtgtgtgactcttgatcttgggattgtgagtttgagtcccacactggatgtagagattacttaaaaaaatttttttttaaagattttatttatttattcatgagagacacaaagagagagagaggcagaaacacaggcagagggagaagcaggctccatgcagcgagcctgatgtgggacttgatcccaggactccaggatcatgccctgagatgaaggcagatgctttaatcgttgagccacccaggcatcccccaccccgcaaaaaaaagcttaaaaaaaaaaaaaaaaaaaaaagaatgtgtatgcaTTCAGGCCAGCCACTTCTCTCCACCACTATAGTTAAGACACCGGCTCTGAGCCCCTGACATGTTGGCCTCCtgatggggctctcctgtcctacCCTTGCTCCTTAACGTCTGTTCTCAACACAGTAGCCAGTGTGAACACCTTGCAGTGGCGTTTTCACTTCACTTGGCATAGAGCTCGGCCCTATGTCCCCTGGCTTAGAGGCCCTCAAGGACCTGGCCCACAATCTGGCCCATACCACCCCAGTCAACTTGTCCTTTTTTCCATACACCTATCACCTAATAACATCTCtacacttattttatttgtttctattttattttctgtatctgcCCACGAGAATATAAGCTCCGTGAGTACAGGGGCCTATTGTGCTCCTGCTGCGTTCAGAGCGCCCAGACCAGTGTGCAGCGGATGCTCAGTGACATTTGTTACATGAATGAACGCATGGAGATGCAGTACGTGTGCAGACTATCTCTGGAATGTTCTCCAGGAGCCTGGCAAAGCTAACtcctgggcagagctgggggcgTGTGGGGGTGGGAGACTCACTTCTCACCAGCATAGCTCCTCACTCGTCTTTACAAAAGGAGGTGTATGTCATCTTTACAAAAGGAGACAAAACATGCCCAGAAAAGCTGAGTTAACTCAGAAGTTGGGGGGGCACTGGTCTCTGGGAGTAGGGAGAGTGCCTGGTATAGCATCCCCAGGCCTAAGccccaggagaggagggggaaacaGCCAGCCCCAAGCGGGCCCAGGGCATGTGAGctcaggctggggtggggggtgtgcgTGGGCCATGAGGTCTGCTCAGCTGGTGTGTACCTACCCCCAGGGTGTCCTTCAGGGAAGCATGTTGGTGGCTGCCTGGGAGAAGTGGAGCACCTTTGTGCATTCTGGCTGCTTGTGCCTGTGCTCTGTGCTAAGCCCTAGGCCACCCAGGTCCAGGTCTTTTCCCAAGATCTCCAGAGGCAGGCAGCAGGCCAGACCAGGTTTTGGATTTGGGTTCCCAGCCCCAGGCACAGGGCTTCATAGACCCCACCCAAGCTGGATCCCTCCGTACCCACCAGGCCTTTCCAccctccaccttccccacccAGGTATCAGTGAGTCAGAAAACCTGGTTTTCAGTCTCAGCTCTATCTCTATCCAGGAcaacctccttccctccctggtcTGTACTCTGGCTCCAGACCCTTCCAGGACTGAGTTTTTCTGACATTTAGGACTTGAGGCCTCAAggcctatttattttatatgtgtgtacacacacacacacacacacacacacttcattgATTCTCAAACACAGATATTAGGGGACAGGGGACAAGCCCATTCCTGGCACTGAGAGGATGGAAAAATCAACCATCTGGGCTGGTGGGCTCCCTGTGCCAGGCCTGGAGACGGGCCAGGTCCTGCAGCAGTCTTCCTGGGGTCATAGCCAGCAGGCCAAGCTCCCATGCCCCGGAGGTCTACCAGAGGTGGGTGCGGGGAGCGGAGGCCTAGGGACGCAGGACTGGCAGACAGACGGCACAAACTGGAAGCAGGACGCATGTGTCACTCGAAACTGTGGCCCATCCTTGGCCAAGCAGCTGGTCCTGGGAGTCCtgctgggggccaggctgggtgctagaagagagaaggggaagctGAGGGGCAGGCTTCAACACAGTGGGGTAGCCAGGCCTCCTGTTTGCCCTGCCCCCCTACCTGAGCACCGCCAGCTGCCAGCCTCAGGGAGGTTGTCCCCCTGTCAATCCAGCAGCTCTTTGATACACCAGCAGCAGAGGATGATATAGGCAAGTTCCTTCAGGGTCTGCTGCAGGCCCTCCCACCCCGTGCCCAGCTTCATGACAGGCACCCGGAGACCAGTGTCTCCCAGGGCTCGtctgaaggagaaagggagggcgTGGGCCAGGGGCTGTGTCTGGGGCTGCATGTGGCCAGCAGCTCTGAGGCATGCGGGAGCCGCCTCTAGTGCCTTTTATCCATggcatccccaccccccagacctCATGACTGTGGGGACAAAGGCCCCGGGGTCTAGCACAGGGAAAGTTCTGGGCCCCAGAATAGGCTGAGTCAGCCTTCCTGGACAGGGATGGAGGCTGGGCTGAGGAGGCGGAGGGACTGGCCACCCCATCTTCCAGCCCCCGCGCCAGGCTCACTTCCCTTCCTCCAGCCTGGGTCTGGAAACTGGGGCCCTGCCATTGCCGCCTCTTCCCCCAGTGGCTGCCAGGACTCCACGCTCCTGCCCTCTCCTGTCCTCGGCAGGCTCCTGCTGGGGGGCTGGCCTTCAGAATCACCAATGGGAGTGCCTTTCCAGTCTGTTCTGCACacgcccccacccctggccccactGACCTGACAGGCAGAGCCTGGCCCATGTCTACTTCTCCCATCCCCAGAGCAGGAAGACACAGCCACAGCATCAGCCCAGGAGAGGCACGGTTTATTGACAGGTTACACCCCAGGAAggcctccctcccagctcctggaGCGGATGAGTGCGAGGTCATGTGCGGGAGTTCCGCTCCTCCTCTTCGTTCTCAAGTAGGTAGGCAGGACGGTAGGTGGGCTGTCCCCCTGGGCTCAGGCACTTCAGGGCTGGGTTCCTCACCGTGTTCTCTCGGCCCCCCAGGGACGTGTAGCTGAACCGGGAGAATGGAAGCAGGTGGTGGGTGGCTCTCCCTACCCCACgtcccccccacacccacactcTCTCAGCACTCTTACCCTCGGTCATATAGGATGCAGTACGGGACAAACAGCTGACGCAGGAAGTCCCAGATGTCTCTATAGGTCCAGTCCTGGGAGGTGAGAGTGTAATCACCCATACCCCCTTCCCACACTTAACCCCTGCCACCTGGGGAGGGGTCCTTCCTAGGGCTCTTCTGCCTCTCAGCCTGATTCTCTGCCACAGTTTGTTCCTATAAGCCATGCCACATGCAAGACCAAGCCTGCATCCTGGCCCTTCCAGCCCCAAcccacaggtgtgtgtgtgccaggGCAGGGACGGGCTGTCTGTGCAAGCCAGTATGGTGCAGCACACattgtacttaatttttaaaatgaagatttaattCACATGCCACAGAATTCTTCCTTCTAAAGTATAccattcagtggtttttaataatTCCCTATTTTGTTCTAGTAAGTGACAGTCTGAGTATAGTAAGTGGCTAGTGGCCCCCACACTGGACAGCACAGAGCTAGCAAAA harbors:
- the LOC112648954 gene encoding lens epithelial cell protein LEP503, encoding MQPQTQPLAHALPFSFRRALGDTGLRVPVMKLGTGWEGLQQTLKELAYIILCCWCIKELLD